The following proteins are co-located in the Betta splendens chromosome 9, fBetSpl5.4, whole genome shotgun sequence genome:
- the parp12b gene encoding protein mono-ADP-ribosyltransferase PARP12b, with product MSVYNREILIATRILCSSGGAMQLQQLQWELLQRCSASHEDILYVIRRCPRFLLVPGPEGDDTVVAKTSLRLCRNYGLGKRCGGCEQLHLCRFFIYGNCRFGKGRKPCKFSHNIQSEQNSRLLRECTLHELSEDDLFLLLLQNDPSLLPKVCAHYNKGSPPHGCCTFQDSCTKVHLCQHLIQGDCVFGSKCKRQHAIDEPRRLQLEEKGLSRDVIRKLPSIYRNIHHIDAASDDSTPTEVQPCAATTDNNICLHFIRNNCRFHNECRQVHFHLPYKWEVFDAGTWTDLQHMEDMERDFCDPSKTQSCGARPVDFLTMTRGSQGVRRLSTVSSVTKPPHYLLTTEWRWFYKGDQENWVEYGDMDEKQRTTSQTSRTLEERYLSDRTAEVKVLKGHREYVISFKDMYQRNLKHKTKRKVRRRPRFVSVAEVKLVSVEKPETHVVLVN from the exons ATGTCCGTATACAACAGGGAGATTCTGATCGCCACCCGAATCCTGTGCAGCAGCGGTGGAGccatgcagctgcagcagctgcagtgggagctgctgcagcgctgctccgCCAGCCATGAAGACATCCTCTACGTCATCAGGCGGTGCCCCCGCTTCCTGCTGGTCCCTGGTCCCGAGGGGGACGACACCGTGGTGGCCAAGACGTCGTTGCGCCTGTGCAGGAACTACGGGCTGGGGAAGCGGTGCGGCGgctgtgaacagctgcatcTGTGCAGGTTCTTCATCTATGGAAACTGCAGGTTCGGCAAGGGCAG GAAACCGTGTAAGTTCTCACACAACATCCAGTCGGAGCAGAACTCCAGGTTACTGAGAGAATGTACTTTGCACGAGCTCAGCGAGGACgacctcttcctgctgctgctgcagaacgacCCATCGCTGCTGCCAAAG GTGTGTGCTCACTACAACAAAGGCTCGCCTCCCCACGGCTGCTGCACCTTCCAGGACTCCTGCACCAAAGTCCACCTGTGCCAGCACCTGATTCAGGGCGACTGCGTGTTCGGGTCCAAGTGTAAGCGACAGCACGCCATAGATGAGCCGCGCCGGCTCCAACTGGAGGAGAAAGGCCTGAGCAGAGACGTCATCCGGAAGCTGCCCTCCATCTACAGGAACATCCACCACATTGATGCTGCGTCTGATGACTCCACCCCCACAG aGGTTCAGCCGTGTGCAGCCACTACAGACAACAACATCTGTCTGCACTTCATCAGAAACAACTGCAGGTTCCACA ACGAGTGTCGTCAGGTTCACTTCCACCTGCCCTACAAGTGGGAGGTGTTTGACGCAGGCACCTGgactgacctacagcacatggAGGACATGGAACGAGACTTCTGTGACCCATCTAAgactcagag TTGTGGAGCTCGGCCCGTTGACTTTCTGACCATGACTCGGGGGTCGCAGGGCGTTCGCCGCCTTTCCACGGTTTCCTCAGTAACAAAACCACCGCACTACCTGCTGACAACAGAGTGGAGGTGGTTTTATAAAGGGGACCAGGAGAACTGGGTGGAGTATGGAGACATG GACGAGAAGCAGCGAACCACGTCACAGAcatccaggactttggaggAAAGGTACCTGTCTGACAGGACAGCTGAAGTCAAGGTCCTGAAAGGACACAGAGAGTACGTCATCAGCTTCAAAG ACATGTACCAGAGGAACCTCAAACACAAGACCAAAAGAAAAGTCCGTCGCCGTCCTCGCTTTGTCTCCGTGGCCGAGGTCAAACTGGTCTCAGTAGAAAAGCCAGAAACACATGTGGTCCTGGTGAACTAG